The Neovison vison isolate M4711 chromosome 13, ASM_NN_V1, whole genome shotgun sequence genome includes a region encoding these proteins:
- the LOC122894512 gene encoding LOW QUALITY PROTEIN: mast cell protease 1A-like (The sequence of the model RefSeq protein was modified relative to this genomic sequence to represent the inferred CDS: deleted 2 bases in 1 codon), with the protein MIVVVEEEAMIGAATEAEAGTVGASEGAGVVGTEVALALARWTPGIQNPNKTCGGFLGHEDFVLTAAHCKGSSIRVILGSHNIKEQERTQQVIPVRKAIHHSDYNPKYVFNDTMLLQLEKAHLTAQVSPLSLPKRSAQVWPGMVCSVAGWGCLSMNSTSGAWKLHEVELEVQRNKQCISCYKLYNGTTQMCVGNPKKKKSSFKGDSGGPLVCNAAQGIVSFRKTDGEPPRVYTRISSFLHGIERTMKCFSLQGPD; encoded by the exons ATGATCGTCGTGGTGGAAGAGGAGGCTATGATCGGGGCGGCTACCGAGGCCGAGGCGGGAACCGTGGGGGCTTCCGAGGGGGCCGGGGTGGTGGGGACAGAGGTGGCTTTGGCCCTGGCAAGATGGACTCCAGGG ATCCAGAATCCAAATAAAACCTGTGGGGGGTTCCTGGGACACGAGGACTTTGTGCTAACAGCAGCTCACTGCAAGGGGAG CTCCATCAGGGTCATCCTGGGGTCCCACAACATCAAGGAGCAGGAGAGAACCCAGCAGGTCATTCCAGTGAGAAAAGCCATCCACCACTCAGACTATAATCCTAAATATGTCTTCAACGACACCATGTTACTGCAG CTGGAAAAGGCCCACCTGACTGCCCAAGTTAGCCCCCTCAGTCTGCCCAAGAGGAGTGCACAGGTGTGGCCAGGGATGGTGTGCAGTGTGGCTGGCTGGGGATGCCTCAGCATGAACAGCACCTCTGGGGCCTGGAAACTGCATGaggtagagcttgaagtccagaggAACAAGCAATGCATCTCATGCTAT AAACTCTACAATGGCACAACCCAAATGTGTGTGGGGAAcccaaaaaagaagaagtcttCTTTTAAG gGAGACTCCGGGGGCCCCCTCGTGTGTAACGCAGCCCAGGGCATTGTCTCCTTTAGAAAAACAGATGGGGAACCTCCACGTGTCTACACCAGGATCTCAAGCTTTTTGCACGGGATAGAAAGAACAATGAAATGCTTCAGCCTGCAGGGACCAGACTGA
- the LOC122893130 gene encoding granzyme H-like codes for MQPLLLLLALLLPLGAGTEEIIGGHEVKPHSRPYMAFLQFLDNGKKKRCGSVLVHKYFVLTAAHCRGSSMRVILGAHNIKKKERTQQVIPVKTAIPHPDYKNFSNDIMLLKLERKAKQTAAVKPLRLPESKNPVRPGQVCSVAGWGRVSMTTLATTLQEVSLKVQKDETCASLFPRYYSGATQICVGDPEEMKTAFKGDSGGPLVCNNMVQGIFSYGKRNGTPPGIFMKVSHYLPWIKRTMRRL; via the exons atgcagcctctcctgcttttgTTGGCCCTTCTTCTGCCCCTTGGGGCTGGCACAG AGGAGATCATCGGGGGCCATGAGGTTAAGCCCCACTCCCGGCCCTACATGGCATTTCTTCAGTTTCTGGATAACGGCAAGAAGAAGAGGTGTGGCAGTGTCCTCGTGCACAAGTACTTTGTTCTAACGGCTGCTCACTGCCGGGGAAG CTCCATGAGGGTCATTCTGGGGGCCCACAACATCAAGAAAAAGGAGAGGACCCAGCAGGTCATCCCCGTGAAAACAGCCATCCCCCACCCAGACTATAAGAACTTCTCCAATGACATCATGTTACTGAAA CTGGAGAGAAAGGCCAAGCAGACTGCAGCTGTGAAGCCCCTCCGCCTGCCCGAGAGCAAGAACCCGGTGAGGCCTGGACAGGTGTGCAGTGTGGCCGGCTGGGGGCGGGTCTCGATGACCACCCTAGCAACCACTCTGCAGGAGGTGTCACTGAAAGTGCAGAAGGATGAGACATGTGCATCCCTCTTCCCTCGCTATTACAGCGGGGCCACCCAGATTTGTGTAGGAGACCCGGAGGAGATGAAGACCGCCTTCAAG GGGGACTCCGGGGGCCCCCTCGTGTGTAACAACATGGTCCAGGGGATTTTCTCCTATGGAAAACGGAACGGGACCCCTCCAGGGATCTTCATGAAGGTCTCCCACTATCTGCCCTGGATAAAGAGAACAATGAGGCGCCTCTAA
- the LOC122893171 gene encoding cathepsin G-like, translating into MPLLLLLMAFLLPPGAGAGEIIGGREARPHSHPYMAYLQIDELRVCGGFLVRNDFVLTAAHCWGRTITVTLGAHNIQRQERTQQRTGTLRAIRHPNYDPQTNRNDIMLLQLARRMRRTSAVRSVTLPRARARVRPGARCTVAGWGLLGLNRGTNRLHEVQLTVQSDSRCSNRFTFYDSRTQICVGNPMQRKSAFLGDSGGPLVCNGVAQGIVSYGDRRGSPPAVFTRIASFMPWVNRTMRRFKQQCQTSPSDEPPTL; encoded by the exons ATGCCACTGCTCCTGCTCCTGATGGCCTTTCTCCTAccccctggggctggggcag GGGAGATCATCGGAGGCCGAGAGGCCAGGCCTCATTCCCACCCCTACATGGCATATCTCCAAATCGATGAGCTCAGAGTTTGTGGGGGTTTCCTGGTGAGAAATGACTTCGTACTGACAGCAGCTCACTGCTGGGGAAG AACTATCACTGTCACCCTGGGGGcccacaacatccagagacaggAACGGACCCAGCAGCGCACCGGGACTCTCAGAGCCATCCGCCACCCTAACTATGATCCCCAGACCAACAGGAATGACATCATGTTACTGCAG CTGGCAAGGAGAATGAGACGGACGTCTGCTGTGCGGTCAGTGACTCTGCCTCGTGCGAGGGCCAGGGTGAGACCGGGGGCCAGGTGCACTGTGGCAGGCTGGGGCCTGCTGGGCCTGAACAGGGGAACAAACAGACTTCACGAGGTGCAGCTTACCGTGCAGAGCGATTCAAGGTGCTCCAATCGCTTCACTTTCTACGACAGCCGAACACAAATTTGTGTGGGCAACCCAATGCAGAGGAAGTCTGCCTTCTTG GGAGACTCCGGAGGCCCCCTGGTGTGTAACGGTGTGGCCCAGGGCATTGTCTCCTATGGAGATAGGAGAGGGTCTCCTCCAGCTGTCTTCACCAGGATTGCAAGCTTCATGCCCTGGGTTAACAGAACAATGAGACGCTTCAAACAGCAGTGCCAGACCAGCCCCTCAGACGAGCCCCCCACGCTTTGA